In Halobacillus amylolyticus, the following proteins share a genomic window:
- the yajC gene encoding preprotein translocase subunit YajC has protein sequence MDTLVGLLPIILMFVIFYFLLIRPQQKKQKKVQQMQTELQKGDRIITIGGLHGTIHALDEGTLVISTQDGTQMKFDRSSIREKLNQD, from the coding sequence ATGGATACATTAGTAGGATTATTGCCGATTATTCTGATGTTTGTTATATTCTATTTCTTGTTAATCCGTCCACAGCAGAAGAAACAAAAGAAAGTGCAGCAAATGCAGACGGAACTTCAAAAGGGAGATAGAATCATTACAATTGGAGGCCTTCATGGTACGATTCATGCTTTAGACGAGGGTACTTTAGTTATTAGTACACAGGATGGTACACAAATGAAATTTGATCGCTCTTCAATTCGTGAAAAGTTAAATCAAGATTAA
- a CDS encoding TIGR04086 family membrane protein, which produces MKKLMQGVLGYGIGSIMILMMVVAAVLAILLRFTSIDIDTLNQISLVAGLTILAFGGLIAAYKGEQKGWLSGILTGLVFVVAMIGFQLIFENSWVTLTQLSYFGGLVIAALLGGMIGVNMPRRSTDNKS; this is translated from the coding sequence ATGAAAAAGCTTATGCAAGGGGTTCTTGGTTACGGAATAGGATCAATCATGATTTTGATGATGGTTGTTGCCGCTGTTTTAGCTATTCTTCTTCGCTTTACGTCAATTGATATTGACACATTAAATCAAATATCTTTGGTAGCTGGTTTAACCATTTTGGCCTTTGGTGGCTTGATTGCTGCTTATAAAGGAGAGCAAAAAGGATGGTTATCGGGAATCTTAACAGGACTTGTTTTCGTTGTTGCCATGATAGGTTTTCAATTGATTTTTGAGAATTCCTGGGTAACTTTGACACAGTTAAGCTATTTTGGTGGACTGGTTATTGCAGCTTTATTAGGAGGAATGATTGGAGTAAATATGCCAAGACGAAGTACAGACAACAAATCTTAA
- a CDS encoding ArsB/NhaD family transporter, whose amino-acid sequence MTTMLALLIFVASYCLIMTEKWNRAIVALSGGALLLITEVLDWEEAIGFIDWETIALLFSMMVLVSITKKTGVFSFAAIKLAQMVKGRPVPLLIVTALFTAVGSAFLDNVTTVMLFVPVLLSLVDRLKLPAFPYLLTTILCANIGGTATLIGDPPNIMIGQAVEHFTFLSFLYHLGPVVLIIFTLVLAIILLLFKNKLIYDQHLAHQLMDMNARENVVVDKLLFHSILALMLTITGFMLHPIIHMDITTIAVSGALLLLFLTDKQIEVERVFEEVEWVTLFFFIGLFMLVGGLEKVGIIDEIARGMMVISGGDMPVTSMMMLWISGLLSGIVDNIPFVAAMIPVVQELQGYGMMNVDPIWWSLALGACLGGNATLIGASANVVVAGIAASHKHPIPFIKFALYGIPVMLLSLLICSVYVFLRYLVPFLS is encoded by the coding sequence ATGACAACCATGCTTGCATTACTTATCTTTGTCGCCAGCTATTGCTTAATAATGACGGAGAAATGGAACAGGGCTATCGTTGCCTTAAGTGGAGGAGCGCTGCTTCTTATTACTGAAGTGCTCGATTGGGAGGAAGCGATTGGTTTTATTGATTGGGAAACCATTGCTCTTTTATTTTCTATGATGGTGCTCGTATCGATAACCAAAAAAACGGGTGTTTTTTCTTTTGCTGCTATAAAGCTTGCTCAAATGGTGAAAGGGAGACCTGTTCCTTTACTTATTGTGACGGCACTTTTTACAGCTGTCGGTTCGGCATTTTTAGATAATGTGACAACGGTGATGTTATTTGTACCTGTTTTATTATCCTTAGTGGACCGTTTGAAGTTGCCGGCCTTCCCTTATTTATTAACTACCATTCTTTGTGCAAATATCGGTGGTACAGCGACATTAATTGGTGATCCGCCAAACATTATGATTGGACAGGCAGTCGAACATTTTACCTTTTTGTCTTTTCTTTATCATTTAGGTCCTGTTGTCTTAATCATTTTTACGCTTGTCTTAGCTATTATTCTACTGCTTTTTAAAAACAAGCTTATCTATGATCAACACCTAGCGCATCAATTAATGGATATGAATGCACGAGAGAATGTTGTTGTCGACAAGCTTTTATTTCATTCCATACTTGCATTAATGCTGACGATTACTGGCTTTATGCTTCACCCTATCATCCACATGGATATTACGACGATAGCTGTGAGCGGTGCCTTGCTGTTATTATTTTTGACAGATAAGCAAATAGAGGTTGAACGAGTGTTTGAAGAGGTAGAATGGGTCACCTTGTTTTTCTTTATCGGATTATTCATGTTAGTGGGTGGACTTGAAAAGGTCGGGATCATTGATGAAATCGCACGGGGAATGATGGTTATATCGGGAGGAGACATGCCTGTTACATCGATGATGATGTTATGGATTTCTGGATTATTATCGGGAATTGTTGATAATATTCCGTTTGTTGCAGCCATGATCCCTGTAGTTCAAGAACTCCAAGGCTATGGAATGATGAATGTGGACCCAATTTGGTGGTCACTAGCCCTTGGAGCATGCCTAGGGGGAAATGCGACACTCATTGGGGCTTCGGCGAACGTTGTAGTTGCAGGGATCGCAGCCAGCCATAAGCACCCCATCCCTTTTATAAAGTTTGCTCTTTACGGAATTCCTGTTATGCTGCTCTCTCTCCTTATTTGTTCCGTTTACGTTTTCTTACGTTATTTAGTGCCTTTTTTATCATAA
- a CDS encoding DUF421 domain-containing protein — MFLGTIIVRTIITYLIILIVFRLMGKREIGELSVMDLVVFIIFGEIAVSVIEEPTSSMLNALVPISILLLIQWGSAMLSLKSQRFRSWFDGRPSVLVKHGKIDEKEMRKQRYNFSDLLLQLREQGIQQVDRVAYAVLEPSGKLSVFEKEEDGGSGYAVVLIADGQVQYSGLKTIRKNKHWLMNEVKKRGYTSTEEVSLCSINDKGELWLDEKDEYTNE, encoded by the coding sequence ATGTTTCTAGGCACAATCATTGTACGTACGATTATAACCTATTTAATTATATTAATTGTGTTTCGCCTAATGGGGAAGAGAGAAATTGGAGAGTTAAGTGTAATGGATCTCGTTGTATTTATCATTTTTGGGGAGATTGCCGTCTCTGTGATTGAAGAACCGACATCCTCTATGCTGAATGCTCTGGTTCCTATATCCATTCTTTTACTTATTCAATGGGGAAGTGCGATGCTTTCCTTGAAAAGTCAGCGATTTAGAAGTTGGTTTGATGGACGTCCTTCGGTATTAGTTAAACATGGGAAAATAGATGAGAAGGAAATGAGGAAGCAGCGCTACAATTTTTCTGATCTTTTGCTACAGCTTCGCGAACAGGGTATTCAGCAAGTAGACAGAGTTGCTTATGCGGTCCTTGAGCCCTCAGGAAAGCTCTCTGTTTTTGAAAAGGAAGAGGATGGCGGTTCAGGATATGCTGTGGTTTTAATCGCTGATGGGCAAGTACAGTATAGTGGTCTAAAGACGATTCGAAAAAATAAACACTGGCTTATGAATGAAGTGAAAAAACGGGGATATACATCAACGGAAGAAGTTTCACTTTGTTCCATTAACGATAAAGGCGAACTGTGGCTCGATGAAAAAGATGAATATACAAATGAGTAG
- the spoVB gene encoding stage V sporulation protein B: MSKQTFLHGALILVVAGLITRLLGFVNRIVLARVMGQEGIGLYMMALPTLFLAYTITQFGLPVAIAKRVSEAEATGNERQIKRILVVSLTVTCSLSIVFTIGLFLLSPLVANHLLTDQRALAPLLAITPILPIVAISSVLRGYFQGRQNMKPQAISQVIEQVVRVCLVILLTKLFHPYGVEYAAAAAMVAVILGELVSLFYMTRQFNIHKKFKLRKTWKTHVQNGKNTLNELMTIALPTTGSRFIGSLTNFFEPILVAQSLAIAGLTAIESTKQYGELTGYILPLLFLPTFLTHALSAALVPSISEAAAMNKSTTIQHRILQSIRLSLASGGLVTIIFMIFPSIILMTIYGTSHGTFLLQFMAPFFLLHYIQTPLQASLQALDLARHAMWNTLIGAIIKFTVLVGLSSKPEFGIHGVAVAMVVGVVVVTLLHLLVLMRHASFKLPPLMVIQFTAVITGTGWLGYQLKVHWLVTSQPLSQLAALGVVLTIVYIILLFVFRMLYVSEWKLIPWGKIFKHK, translated from the coding sequence ATGTCTAAACAAACCTTTCTTCATGGCGCACTAATTCTAGTTGTAGCCGGACTGATAACGCGTTTGCTCGGCTTTGTCAATCGGATTGTTCTCGCACGGGTGATGGGTCAAGAAGGTATAGGTCTATATATGATGGCTCTCCCTACATTATTTTTAGCCTATACGATTACTCAATTCGGTCTTCCAGTAGCAATAGCTAAGAGGGTCTCAGAAGCAGAAGCTACGGGAAATGAACGGCAGATTAAGCGTATTCTAGTCGTCTCGCTTACCGTGACTTGCTCATTGAGTATTGTGTTTACTATCGGTCTATTTCTACTCTCACCCCTTGTAGCTAACCATTTACTAACAGACCAAAGAGCTTTGGCACCGCTCCTTGCTATCACTCCGATCCTTCCAATTGTTGCGATCTCATCTGTATTACGAGGCTACTTCCAGGGCAGGCAAAACATGAAGCCTCAGGCGATCTCCCAAGTCATTGAACAAGTCGTTCGTGTTTGTCTTGTCATCCTATTAACAAAACTGTTCCATCCCTATGGTGTCGAATATGCAGCAGCGGCAGCTATGGTTGCTGTCATCTTAGGTGAACTCGTTTCCTTGTTTTATATGACTCGCCAATTTAATATCCATAAGAAATTTAAACTAAGGAAAACGTGGAAAACACATGTACAAAATGGGAAGAACACGCTAAATGAACTGATGACGATTGCGTTACCGACGACCGGCAGCCGATTCATCGGCTCATTGACGAATTTCTTTGAACCAATACTTGTCGCACAAAGTCTAGCCATTGCAGGATTAACTGCCATTGAATCTACCAAGCAATACGGTGAGTTGACCGGATATATTTTACCTTTACTATTTTTGCCTACTTTTCTGACACATGCTCTTTCAGCTGCATTAGTTCCTTCCATAAGCGAAGCGGCTGCCATGAATAAATCTACAACAATACAACACCGTATCTTACAATCAATTCGTCTTTCCCTTGCTTCGGGAGGGCTGGTTACCATCATTTTCATGATCTTTCCATCGATTATTTTGATGACCATTTATGGTACAAGTCATGGAACATTTTTGCTGCAGTTCATGGCTCCATTTTTCCTGTTGCACTATATTCAAACACCGTTACAAGCAAGCCTTCAAGCACTGGATCTTGCTAGACATGCTATGTGGAACACCTTGATAGGTGCAATCATAAAATTCACTGTCTTAGTTGGTCTGAGCTCTAAACCAGAATTTGGTATCCATGGGGTGGCAGTTGCTATGGTTGTGGGGGTTGTAGTTGTCACATTGTTACACTTATTGGTCCTTATGCGCCATGCCAGCTTCAAACTTCCTCCTCTTATGGTTATCCAATTTACAGCTGTGATCACTGGTACAGGCTGGCTTGGTTATCAACTAAAAGTACATTGGTTAGTGACTAGCCAGCCCCTGTCTCAACTGGCGGCGCTTGGTGTTGTTTTAACGATTGTTTATATCATTCTGTTATTTGTGTTCAGAATGCTCTATGTCAGTGAATGGAAATTAATTCCTTGGGGAAAAATATTTAAACACAAGTAG
- a CDS encoding post-transcriptional regulator has translation MEAEKRVSEWKFQVKPVLISKKEELQDMGYQKATTEEVWNCLQKKVWKKDPEKRLHQVVQDILHLSTNQFVSYITVEAYQDEDLMASIQALSNEKGSD, from the coding sequence ATGGAAGCAGAGAAGAGAGTAAGTGAGTGGAAATTTCAAGTAAAGCCTGTACTAATTAGTAAAAAAGAGGAACTTCAAGACATGGGTTACCAAAAAGCGACCACAGAAGAGGTTTGGAATTGCTTACAGAAGAAGGTATGGAAAAAAGACCCGGAAAAAAGGCTTCATCAAGTTGTTCAAGATATCCTTCACTTAAGTACAAATCAATTTGTCAGCTACATAACAGTCGAAGCCTATCAAGATGAGGATCTAATGGCTTCTATTCAAGCATTGTCAAACGAAAAGGGGTCAGATTGA
- the secDF gene encoding protein translocase subunit SecDF, with protein sequence MVKRGRIVAFFLVVIIVATTIGTTITGVTKDINLGLDLQGGFEILYDVEPLNEGQELNQTAMEATVESLTQRVNSLGISEANISIEDETKIRVQLAGVENQEEARDLLSSTAELSFRGVEGKEYMDGADLVEGSAQQTYDQNNNPVVSLEVKSASQFYEVSKEIVNKEPDPSTPYPEDLLVIWLDYDEETSFAEEFGTEDPGYLSAPAFPDGPVRSNTVQISGDFTVESAKQLADLINAGSLPVELTETYSTSVGAQFGEQAMNKTVFAGLIGVALIFLYMIVYYRFPGVIAVITLSAYIYLVLLVFGLLQGVLTLPGIAAIILGVGMAVDANIITYERIQEELKSGKSVMSAFKAGNKRSLTTILDANITTLIAAAVLFTFGTSSVKGFATMLIISILVSFVTAVYGTRLFMGLWVKSRFLNKRPRWFGVKPEDIHSLEEGEEVEATFLKRKFDLVGARKRFFTLSILLIVIGGIALGVFRLNLGIDFTSGSRVSILANENVEAEQIEETFESEFGLNAKQVVISGDNGEIAVARFQLELSKAQVAEVQDYFQEEYGSTPNISTVSPIVGQQLAQNAALAVLYASIGIIIYVAIRFELIFAITAILALLHDAFFMLVLFSVTQLEFDVTIIAAILTIVGYSVNDTIVTFDRIRENVRLKKKVKSFKELAKIVNDSLLQTMARSLNTVITVVFAAVMLLIFGASSITNFAFALVVGLIAGTYSSLFIAAQLWLVWRGKSIKEKPIDFSKKKNTGGPQV encoded by the coding sequence ATGGTGAAAAGGGGTCGGATTGTTGCCTTTTTTCTAGTAGTTATCATAGTAGCTACTACAATTGGCACAACCATAACTGGTGTGACAAAAGATATTAATTTAGGATTGGATTTACAAGGCGGCTTTGAAATTTTGTATGATGTAGAGCCGCTGAATGAAGGCCAGGAATTAAACCAAACAGCTATGGAGGCGACTGTAGAGTCATTAACTCAACGTGTCAATTCACTAGGAATTAGTGAAGCGAATATCTCAATTGAAGACGAAACGAAAATTCGTGTGCAATTAGCTGGGGTAGAGAATCAGGAAGAAGCGAGAGATCTCCTTTCCTCGACAGCGGAGTTATCGTTTAGAGGGGTAGAAGGAAAGGAATATATGGATGGGGCTGACTTAGTTGAAGGCAGTGCCCAGCAGACTTATGACCAAAATAATAATCCTGTCGTTTCTTTAGAAGTGAAAAGTGCTTCACAATTTTACGAAGTATCTAAAGAAATCGTCAATAAAGAACCAGATCCAAGTACACCTTATCCTGAAGATTTGTTAGTTATTTGGCTGGATTATGATGAAGAAACATCGTTTGCAGAGGAATTTGGTACAGAAGACCCAGGCTATCTCTCTGCACCTGCCTTTCCTGATGGACCCGTTAGAAGTAACACCGTACAAATCTCTGGTGACTTCACAGTAGAATCAGCTAAGCAGTTAGCAGATCTTATCAATGCCGGCTCTCTGCCGGTTGAGTTAACTGAAACCTATTCTACCTCCGTCGGTGCTCAGTTCGGAGAGCAGGCTATGAATAAAACGGTCTTTGCCGGGCTTATTGGGGTTGCTTTGATCTTCCTTTATATGATCGTTTATTATCGTTTCCCAGGTGTTATAGCTGTTATTACGCTATCAGCCTATATTTACTTAGTCTTGCTTGTGTTTGGTTTGTTGCAAGGTGTGCTGACACTACCTGGGATAGCAGCCATCATATTAGGGGTAGGTATGGCCGTTGATGCCAATATTATTACCTACGAGCGGATTCAAGAAGAATTAAAATCCGGTAAGTCTGTTATGTCAGCCTTTAAAGCCGGAAATAAACGATCACTGACCACGATTTTGGATGCAAATATAACAACATTAATTGCGGCAGCAGTACTCTTTACTTTCGGCACAAGCTCTGTCAAAGGGTTTGCGACAATGTTGATCATCAGTATTTTAGTCAGCTTTGTCACAGCCGTTTATGGAACGCGTCTGTTCATGGGCTTATGGGTGAAAAGCCGCTTCCTAAATAAACGCCCACGATGGTTTGGGGTGAAACCTGAGGACATTCATTCTCTTGAGGAGGGCGAAGAAGTCGAGGCGACCTTCCTTAAACGTAAATTTGATTTAGTTGGGGCACGCAAACGCTTCTTTACACTTTCTATTCTACTAATTGTAATTGGTGGGATTGCTCTCGGGGTATTCAGGCTTAACTTAGGAATCGACTTTACGAGCGGCTCACGTGTTTCCATTTTGGCAAACGAAAATGTCGAAGCAGAACAGATCGAAGAAACGTTTGAGAGTGAGTTTGGATTAAATGCAAAGCAAGTTGTCATTTCCGGTGATAACGGTGAAATTGCAGTGGCACGTTTTCAATTAGAACTAAGTAAAGCACAAGTAGCTGAAGTGCAAGACTATTTTCAAGAAGAATATGGAAGTACACCGAATATAAGTACGGTTTCGCCGATTGTAGGACAACAGTTAGCCCAGAATGCGGCACTTGCCGTCTTATATGCTTCCATCGGGATTATTATTTATGTGGCAATCAGATTTGAATTAATCTTTGCTATTACAGCGATCCTAGCCTTGCTTCATGATGCGTTTTTCATGCTAGTTTTATTTAGTGTCACACAGCTCGAATTTGATGTGACGATTATCGCAGCCATACTAACGATCGTCGGTTACTCGGTGAATGATACGATTGTAACGTTTGACCGAATACGAGAGAATGTCAGATTGAAGAAAAAAGTGAAATCGTTTAAGGAATTAGCTAAGATTGTTAATGATAGTTTGCTCCAGACAATGGCTCGAAGCCTTAATACCGTGATTACGGTTGTCTTTGCAGCCGTCATGCTGCTTATATTTGGAGCTTCCTCGATTACCAACTTTGCTTTCGCCTTAGTTGTTGGATTAATTGCTGGTACGTATTCTTCCCTCTTTATCGCAGCACAGCTATGGCTGGTGTGGCGCGGTAAGAGCATTAAAGAAAAGCCGATTGATTTCTCTAAAAAGAAAAATACTGGCGGTCCACAAGTATAA
- a CDS encoding LapA family protein — protein MKGQTYIILALIFALLIAVFAVINVDPVEVNYLFGTGEAPLILVIIGSVLMGVLITASAGAVRFFRLQRENRSLKNQLEKKTNEQASSNEFSDAQEQEAEKAEDVSESKHSDTDVK, from the coding sequence ATGAAAGGACAAACGTATATTATTCTTGCACTTATATTTGCATTACTAATTGCGGTGTTCGCCGTTATTAACGTAGATCCTGTCGAGGTCAATTATTTATTTGGTACAGGGGAAGCGCCTTTAATCTTAGTCATTATTGGGTCTGTGCTTATGGGAGTGCTTATTACTGCTTCAGCAGGAGCTGTACGTTTCTTTAGGTTACAGCGTGAAAATCGCTCTTTAAAGAATCAGCTTGAGAAAAAAACAAATGAGCAAGCCAGTTCCAATGAGTTTTCTGATGCTCAGGAACAGGAAGCCGAGAAGGCAGAGGATGTAAGCGAGTCTAAACATTCGGACACGGATGTGAAATAG